The Toxoplasma gondii ME49 chromosome III, whole genome shotgun sequence genome includes a window with the following:
- a CDS encoding hypothetical protein (encoded by transcript TGME49_252295): MVMHPWPVKTVNVRPQVLLGKEEASQRSWSLVKKYSHLFLLRTPSFLHLLLHLGYKFIVAYTRGNVAAHSGLQSVAPDCVGDAGERKKQPLCPTLSRALLNWKRKANKSGTHSRSSRAVGFLVLVYAPDNLLLRGAPLAFTPMGARAPSSARDLYVSTKFPSCKAFIDSSATDTVTSRTLKRNDAILWRSLASPTTYSPPAADVSEASGSDSSLFNACAISSINAALFVNNRSAPPAPALPCRSGPIPLAKCSFGTGDSVPFADAEALRIRGRPSM; this comes from the exons ATGGTGATGCACCCGTGGCCGGTGAAA ACAGTCAACGTGCGGCCACAAGTGTTGTtagggaaggaagaagcaag TCAACGTTCATGGAGCCTGGTGAAAAAGTACTCACATCTGTTTCTGCTCCGTACTCCTTCCTTtttgcatcttcttctgcaccTAGGATACAAGTTCATCGTTGCTTACACGCGGGGGAACGTTGCGGCCCATTCGGGGCTGCAAAGTGTGGCGCCGGATTGTGTCGGTgacgctggagagagaaagaagcaaccGCTGTGCCCTACACTGTCTCGTGCTCTTTTGAactggaagaggaaagcaaacAAATCAG GTACACATTCGCGGTCTTCCCGAGCAGTCGGATTCCTCGTACTTGTATATGCACCTGATAATCTGCTTTTGA GAGGAGCACCGCTGGCCTTCACGCCTATGGGAGCCAGAGCACCCTCTTCTGCAAGGGACTTGTACGTGTCCACCAAATTCCCGAGTTGTAAGGCGTTCATTGACTCATCGGCTACTGACACCGTCACGTCAAGAACATTGAAAAGGAACGACGCCATCTTATGGAGATCCCTCGCGAGTCCGACGACATACTCTCCACCAGCTGCAGATGTGTCAGAAGCCTCAGGCAgtgattcttctctcttcaacgCGTGCGCCATCTCGTCCATTAATGCGGCACTTTTTGTGAACAATCGTAGTGCTCCCCCCGCCCCGGCGCTACCCTGCAGAAGCGGTCCGATTCCTCTGGCCAAGTGTTCCTTCGGTACCGGTGATTCAGTACCATTTGCAGATGCAGAAGCACTAAGAATTCGAGGTCGTCCGTCAATGTAA
- a CDS encoding importin alpha, putative (encoded by transcript TGME49_252290), whose amino-acid sequence MERKLADRRSNFKKNFEDPRRKREDLQLQIRKTHREQNLAKKRAEALDAQDGRLGGDAMLGVGGAAGGGSAPGVAGQENVFSFEHLPQMMAMLSSGDPQQEFEATEQFRRALSIESRPPIQEVIEAGAVPLFVQFLKRSDQPRMQFEAAWALTNIASGTQEQTQVVIEHGAVPIFVELLSSPTEDVREQAVWALGNIAGDSPQCRDLVLQAGVLSPLLAQLNDSEAKFTMQRNATWTLSNLCRGKPQPPFEWVQPALTTLAKLIYSTDTEVLTDACWALSYISDGPNERIEAVIEAGVSRRLVELLGHKSTLVQTPALRTVGNIVTGDDRQTEVVILCGAVPALLMLLSSPKKAIRKEACWTISNITAGNRDQIQQVIDAGLIHPLIELLSTADFDVRKEAAWAISNAASGGSNAQVEALVECGCIKPLCSLLAVQDSKIVSVALEALENILRVGKVKKEQQQLAENPFCELIEQADGITVIEKLQDCANQDIYEKAWRIICNYFSFEEADVDDVDVDGGVGMADAGQVNAFGAAPPQGGFNFGQ is encoded by the exons ATGGAGCGCAAGTTGGCCGATCGTCGATCGAATTTCAAGAAGAATTTCGAGGATCCTCGCCGCAAGCGAGAGGACCTGCAG CTGCAGATTCGCAAGACGCATCGCGAGCAGAACTTGGCAAAGAAGCGCGCGGAGGCGCTGGACGCTCAAGATGGCAGGCTGGGAGGCGATGCGATGCTCGGCGTCGGCGGGGCGGCGGGTGGAGGCTCGGCGCCGGGAGTGGCTGGCCAAGAAAACGTCTTCAGCTTCGAACATCTCCCGCAAATGATGGCGATGCTCTCCAGCGGAGATCCGCAGCAAGAGTTCGAGGCGACGGAGCAGTTCAGACGCGCTCTGAGCATCGAGTCGAGACCCCCGATTCAAGAAGTAATCGAAGCCG GGGCAGTGCCTCTCTTTGTTCAGTTTCTCAAGCGGAGCGACcagccgcgcatgcagttcgagGCGGCGTGGGCGCTGACGAACATCGCGTCTGGAACTCAGGAGCAAACGCAG GTCGTGATTGAACACGGAGCAGTTCCCATTTTCGTCGAGCTCTTGAGTTCCCCGACAGAAGATGTCCGCGAGCAGGCAGTCTGGGCTCTGGGGAACATCGCGGGAGACTCACCCCAATGCCGAGACCTCGTTCTCCAGGCTG GCGTcctgtcgcctcttctcgcccaACTGAACGACTCGGAGGCAAAGTTCACCATGCAGCGCAACGCGACTTGGACTCT GTCGAACCTCTGCCGCGGAAAGCCGCAGCCTCCCTTCGAGTGGGTTCAGCCAGCGCTGACGACTCTGGCGAAATTGATTTATTCAACTGACACAGAA GTCTTGACAGACGCCTGCTGGGCTCTCTCGTACATTTCGGACGGACCGAACGAACGCATTGAGGCCGTCATCGAAGCGG gcgTCAGTCGTCGCCTGGTGGAGCTTCTGGGTCACAAGTCCACTCTCGTGCAGACGCCCGCTCTGAGAACAGTGGGCAACATTGTGACAG GCGACGACCGCCAGACTGAGGTGGTGATCCTTTGCGGCGCGGTGCCGGCGTTGCTGATGCTGCTGTCTTCCCCGAAGAAAGCGATTCGGAAGGAGGCTTGCTGGACCATCTCGAACATCACTGCAG GAAACCGAGACCAGATCCAACAGGTGATCGACGCAGGCTTGATCCACCCGCTGATCGAGTTGCTGAGCACAGCAGACTTCGATGTGCGCAAGGAGGCAGCGTGGGCGATCAGCAACGCGGCGTCCGGAGGGAGCAACGCTCAAGTGGAGGCGCTCGTCGAGTGCGGCTGCATCAAGCCTTTGTGCAGTCTCTTGGCTGTGCAAGACAGCAAAATAGTCTCGGTCGCGCTCGAGGCTCTCGAGAACATTCTTCGCGTCgggaaggtgaagaaggagcagcagcagctcgcGGAGAATCCCTTCTGCGAGTTGATCGAACAGGCAGACGGAATCACGGTCATCGAAAAGCTGCAGGACTGCGCTAACCAAGACATCTACGAGAAG gcgTGGAGAATTATCTGCAACTATTTCTCcttcgaagaagcagacgtgGACGACGTGGACGTAGACGGTGGAGTAGGCATGGCGGACGCAGGGCAAGTCAACGCGTTCGGAGCAGCGCCGCCTCAGGGAGGCTTCAACTTCGGCCAGTAG
- a CDS encoding hypothetical protein (encoded by transcript TGME49_252310), whose amino-acid sequence MDTEVAGDSAEALSSPTSVHEEKSQRFAGAQSTSCLPKSANLGRSFCGSEALRLPRAHAVRIIKGALPPNVRLHRKAATALMRCSAIFLLALADASSAAGGGSRKTVGTSDVLAGLRSMGFDNVAEEIEEHMRSEAEGESREAAKAASSGVHTPDESGARGPATEAQNTKLDAQSEDALSSEERENGGRSQDEETYEDLEDEEQETDALDAMMQVVDGVLAEREPYSDGQADPLSSISI is encoded by the coding sequence ATGGACACAGAGGTAGCTGGAGATAGCGCAGAGGCGCTTTCGTCTCCTACGTCTGTGcacgaggagaaaagccAACGGTTCGCAGGCGCGCAAAGCACTTCTTGCCTTCCTAAGAGTGCGAATTTGGGAAGAAGTTTCTGTGGCTCCGAAGCcctgcgtctgcctcgcgcgcatgcagttcgaaTCATCAAAGGGGCACTACCCCCGAACGTCCGCCTGCACAGAAAAGCTGCTACAGCTCTCATGAGATGCTCAGCAATCTTCTTGCTGGCGCTCGCGgatgcttcttctgctgcaggCGGAGGTAGCCGCAAAACAGTCGGAACTTCTGACGTCCTTGCGGGTTTGAGGTCAATGGGTTTCGATAATGTGGCGGAAGAAATCGAGGAGCACATGCGgagcgaggcagaaggcgagtcTCGAGAGGCCGCCAAAGCGGCGAGCTCGGGTGTGCATACACCTGATGAAAGCGGCGCGCGAGGTCCGGCGACCGAGGCTCAAAACACGAAACTAGATGCACAAAGCGAAGACGCCTTGTCCtcagaggaaagggaaaaTGGGGGGAGGAGCCAAGATGAGGAAACATATGAAGATctcgaggacgaagaacaggaaacagaTGCCTTGGATGCTATGATGCAGGTTGTCGATGGAGTCTTGGCAGAACGGGAGCCATACTCGGACGGCCAGGCGGACCCTCTTTCGTCAATCTCAATCTGA
- a CDS encoding hypothetical protein (encoded by transcript TGME49_252300) — protein MLQAVSDFFLIDADVVDSDSEGFLSPRKKTPARPPLPESNSKTAPTEASSVSDFPSAPNAAPVGPNDDSRPPDASSTNLLRAYQGVSEGDSLASPNGYTDLLEGEFFIPEPLSAEAPRLSPLNAASMLGKREIELLARKGLPRAKVGLSKRDRGAKENLRSRAPSAAAQKNPQDVYQLSAYQKEASGIAQQPVPPAPVAQDESGVVTTQTDSGSVALRSNTNAATWDEKVKGVMSLMDQATKLFVGSRTEVSQSVPERRQMLPAVTDVSGSSTASPVLSQALASLLTGGMPQNPSGSTTGPSIPSQSIPISPAEVAAYVALLPSQTNKPSVTLGTLRQSEGLGKTFAQGVDVGSAVVDVLTSTRELQQALSALNIPGLPVNPGAPPRQAFQNRDDSLTSLVNAAKAFVSFKSRGKRRD, from the exons ATGCTCCAGGCCGTGTCagacttcttcctcattGACGCTGATGTTGTAGATAGTGACTCTGAGGGATTTCTCAGTCCCCGAAAGAAGACACCCGCACGTCCACCTCTCCCAGAGTCAAACTCCAAGACAGCGCCGACCGAAGCCTCATCGGTCAGTGATTTCCCCTCGGCGCCAAACGCGGCCCCCGTCGGTCCTAATGATGATTCCAGGCCTCCAGATGCATCCTCGACCAATCTTCTCCGCGCTTATCAAGGTGTCAGCGAAGGCGATTCCTTGGCGTCGCCAAACGGCTATACAGACTTACTCGAAGGAGAATTTTTCATCCCTGAGCCTCTCTCAGCAGAGGCTCCCAGACTGTCGCCGCTCAATGCAGCATCTATGCTGGGTAAGAGAGAAATTGAGCTGCTCGCTCGCAAGGGACTACCGCGGGCGAAAGTTGGTCTGTCTAAGCGGGACCGAGGAGCTAAAGAAAACCTTCGGTCGCGTGCACCTTCTGCTGCTGCCCAGAAGAATCCCCAAGATGTTTATCAACTCTCCGCCTATCAGAAAGAAGCTTCTGGGATCGCTCAGCAACCGGTGCCACCTGCCCCCGTGGCGCAAGATGAATCTGGTGTTGTGACCACACAGACTGACAGTGGCAGCGTGGCCTTAAGATCAAACACAAATGCGGCAACATGGGACGAGAAGGTCAAGGGAGTAATGAGTTTAATGGACCAAGCAACGAAGCTGTTTGTAGGTTCACGGACGGAAGTGAGCCAGAGTGTGCCAGAACGGAGGCAAATGCTACCTGCCGTGACTGACGTGTCTGGGTCGTCAACAGCGTCACCGGTTCTTAGCCAAGCTCTGGCGTCTCTGTTGACAGGAGGGATGCCTCAAAATCCGTCGGGATCAACAACTGGGCCATCGATACCGTCTCAGAGTATACCCATCTCCCCCGCTGAAGTTGCAGCGTATGTGGCACTGTTACCCTCTCAGACAAATAAACCTTCCGTTACACTTGGCACGCTACGCCAGAGCGAGGGTTTGGGGAAAACTTTTGCTCAGGGCGTCGACGTTGGTAGCGCAGTTGTCGACGTTCTCACATCCACGCGAGAACTGCAGCAAGCTTTGAGCGCCTTAAATATTCCTGGTCTCCCAGTGAACCCTGGGGCACCTCCCCGGCAGGCTTTCCAGAACCGCGATGACAGCCTCACGTCGCTCGTTAATGCTGCCAAGGCA TTTGTTTCCTTCAAATCGcggggaaaacgaagagactgA